One window of the Marmota flaviventris isolate mMarFla1 chromosome 2, mMarFla1.hap1, whole genome shotgun sequence genome contains the following:
- the Rps21 gene encoding small ribosomal subunit protein eS21, whose amino-acid sequence MQNDAGEFVDLYVPRKCSASNRIIGAKDHASIQINVAEVDKVTGRFNGQFKTYAICGAIRRMGESDDSILRLAKADCIVSKNF is encoded by the exons ATGCAGAACGACGCTGGCGAGTTCGTGGACCTGTACGTGCCGCGGAAATG CTCCGCCAGCAACCGCATCATTGGTGCCAAGGACCACGCGTCCATCCAGATAAACGTGGCCGAG GTGGACAAGGTCACCGGCAGGTTTAACGGCCAGTTTAAGACTTACGCTATCTGCGGGGCCATTCGCAGGATG ggtgagTCCGATGACTCCATTCTCCGATTGGCCAAGGCAGATTGCATCGTCTCAAA GAATTTTTGA